A genomic window from Glycine soja cultivar W05 chromosome 10, ASM419377v2, whole genome shotgun sequence includes:
- the LOC114370380 gene encoding protein ALP1-like isoform X1 — MGSIRGIKKRKKADNKDGQDASATSFDWWHHFSLRISGPLARSKNIEKFESVFKISRKTFNYICSLVEEDMVARASNFVDLNGNRLSLNDQVAVALRRLSSGESLSTIGDSFRMNQSTVSQVTWKFVETMEERGLHHLSWPSTEMEMEEIKSKFENIRGLSNCCGAIDSTHIMMTLPSVDALNSVWIDREKNCSMVLQAVVDPDLRFHDIVTGWPGSMSDEQVLRSSSLFKLAEEGKRLNGGKKTLPDGSVLREYIIGDTGFPLLPWLLTPYEGKGLSDIQVEFNKRIVETQMVAKKALARLKDMWKIIQGVMWKPDKHKLPRIILVCCILHNIVMDMEDEVHNDMLSCHQHDSRYQDQTSEFADNTANIMREKLSLYLSGKMPT, encoded by the exons ATGGGTTCCATCAGAGGGatcaagaagaggaagaaggctGACAACAAAGATGGCCAAGATGCCTCTGCAACCTCATTCGATTGGTGGCATCACTTCTCCCTCAGAATCTCAG gacCTTTAGCTCGATCTAAAAATATAGAGAAATTTGAGTCTGTTTTCAAGATCTCAAGGAAGACGTTCAACTATATATGTTCTCTTGTGGAAGAAGACATGGTGGCCAGAGCctcaaattttgttgatttaaaTGGAAATCGCTTGTCTTTGAATGATCAAGTAGCTGTAGCTCTCAGAAGGCTTAGCTCTGGTGAGTCATTGTCAACCATTGGTGACTCATTTCGGATGAACCAGTCAACTGTTTCCCAGGTAACATGGAAATTTGTGGAAACAATGGAAGAAAGAGGGCTCCACCATCTTAGTTGGCCTTCAACTGAAATGGAAATGGAAGAGATAAAGTCCAAGTTTGAGAACATAAGGGGCCTTTCTAATTGTTGTGGTGCCATTGACAGTACACACATAATGATGACTTTGCCCTCTGTAGATGCCTTGAATAGCGTGTGGATTGATCGTGAGAAGAATTGCAGCATGGTGTTGCAAGCTGTTGTGGATCCGGATTTGAGATTCCATGACATAGTTACTGGATGGCCAGGAAGTATGAGTGATGAGCAAGTGCTTCGAAGCTCTTCTCTTTTCAAACTTGCTGAAGAAGGGAAGAGGTTGAATGGGGGTAAGAAAACACTTCCAGATGGATCAGTGTTAAGGGAATATATTATAGGGGATACAGGCTTTCCCCTTTTGCCATGGCTTCTTACACCTTATGAAGGTAAAGGACTGTCAGATATTCAAGTTGAGTTTAATAAAAGGATTGTTGAAACCCAAATGGTGGCCAAGAAAGCATTGGCTAGGCTGAAGGATATGTGGAAGATAATCCAAGGTGTTATGTGGAAGCCTGATAAGCACAAGTTACCAAGAATTATTCTTGTTTGCTGCATACTGCATAATATAGTTATGGATATGGAGGATGAAGTACATAATGATATGCTCTCTTGCCACCAGCATGATTCGAGATATCAAGACCAAACTAGTGAATTTGCTGACAATACTGCCAACATTATGAGAGAGAAGCTATCTCTCTACTTATCAGGCAAAATGCCAACTTGA
- the LOC114369764 gene encoding WUSCHEL-related homeobox 13-like — protein MVNVVELQKQLQSGNVNVDANGELMYVKVMTDEQLETLRKQIAVYGTICEQLIEMHRTLSAQQDLAGVRLGNIYCDPLMTSGGHKITSRQRWTPTPVQLQILERIFDQGNGTPSKEKIKEITAELGQHGQISETNVYNWFQNRRARSKRKLQNVAAYSNTESEVETEVDSKDKKTKAEEEFQSQHNNNISTTSGGAEKLCFQNPQVHSDYLQYLNPADSNKPYSMFQTEDNLKSTRNLSHVSVFNEVLSNSRSEHVGGKMEVGGSVSYNLFHQTGHFNLAG, from the exons ATGGTGAACGTGGTGGAATTGCAGAAACAGTTGCAGAGTGGGAATGTGAATGTTGATGCCAACGGGGAACTCATGTATGTCAAGGTCATGACCGATGAACAGTTGGAAACTCTGAGGAAGCAAATAGCAGTTTATGGCACCATTTGTGAGCAACTTATTGAGATGCACAGAACACTCTCAGCTCAACAGGATCTTGCAG GGGTTAGATTGGGAAACATATACTGTGACCCATTGATGACATCTGGTGGGCACAAAATAACATCAAGACAAAGGTGGACACCTACACCTGTGCAGCTTCAAATTCTTGAACGTATATTTGATCAAGGGAATGGAACTCCAAGCAAGGAAAAaatcaaggaaatcactgcTGAACTGGGCCAGCATGGCCAAATTTCTGAAACAAATGTGTATAATTGGTTTCAGAATAGGCGTGCTCGATccaaaagaaagctgcaaaatgtGGCTGCTTATAGCAACACTGAATCAGAAGTGGAGACTGAGGTTGATTCTAAGGATAAGAAGACAAAAGCTGAGGAAGAGTTTCAGTCCcaacataataataacataagTACAACTTCTGGAGGGGCTGAAAAGTTGTGCTTCCAGAACCCTCAAGTACACTCTGATTACTTGCAGTACTTGAACCCTGCAGATTCCAACAAACCATATTCCATGTTCCAAACAGAAGACAATCTGAAATCCACAAGAAATTTGAGTCATGTGTCTGTTTTCAATGAGGTGCTGTCAAACTCAA GGAGTGAGCATGTAGGTGGGAAAATGGAAGTTGGTGGGAGTGTGAGCTACAATTTATTCCACCAAACAGGACACTTCAATCTAGCGGGTTAA
- the LOC114372439 gene encoding protein UPSTREAM OF FLC-like, with protein sequence MLEREASLESTKIWIDPKHQATEVKVPVIYYLSRNGQLEHPHLMEVPISSLQGVLCLKDVIDRLSFLRGQGMANMYSWSAKRSYKNGYVWQDLSENDFIYPSSGHEYVLKGTQMIEASLSFRSCETISTSSSKSSTEAINSSTGADSPATIKGRSQSLNSSDYKFYSAKTCEEFAGKATNASTQTEEKHRERIKREEQVEECEGNGDARELGENEGSLPFSRSSFGTLEGSLEGFESADIRSQRVENERPSGRIKASEVLMQFIRCG encoded by the exons atgttagaaagagAAGCAAGTCTTGAGAGCACCAAAATCTGGATTGACCCAAAGCATCAAGCAACTGAGGTTAAAGTTCCAGTAATATACTACCTTTCCCGAAATGGCCAGCTTGAACATCCACATCTCATGGAGGTTCCAATCTCTTCTCTACAGGGAGTGCTATGTCTCAAAG ATGTGATAGATAGATTGAGTTTTCTCCGGGGACAAGGAATGGCCAACATGTATTCTTGGTCTGCAAAAAG GAGTTACAAAAACGGTTATGTGTGGCAAGATTTGTCCGAGAATGATTTCATTTACCCAAGTAGTGGCCATGAGTATGTCCTCAAAGGAACACAAATGATAGAAGCTTCTTTGAGTTTTCGATCCTGCGAAACAATATCAACATCAAGCTCCAAAAGTTCCACTGAAGCAATCAATTCTAGCACGGGTGCAGACTCCCCTGCCACCATAAAGGGGAGAAGCCAATCATTGAACTCGAGTGATTACAAGTTTTACTCGGCAAAGACATGCGAAGAGTTTGCAGGGAAAGCTACTAATGCGTCGACTCAGACCGAGGAGAAGCATAGGGAAAGGATAAAAAGGGAGGAGCAAGTTGAAGAGTGTGAAGGAAATGGTGATGCAAGGGAGTTGGGTGAGAATGAAGGGTCTTTGCCATTTTCTAGATCAAGTTTTGGAACGTTGGAAGGGTCTTTGGAGGGTTTTGAATCAGCAGATATCAGAAGCCAGAGGGTGGAGAATGAACGTCCAAGTGGGAGGATCAAGGCTTCAGAAGTTTTGATGCAGTTCATCAGGTGTGGATGA
- the LOC114370380 gene encoding protein ALP1-like isoform X2 yields MGSIRGIKKRKKADNKDGQDASATSFDWWHHFSLRISARSKNIEKFESVFKISRKTFNYICSLVEEDMVARASNFVDLNGNRLSLNDQVAVALRRLSSGESLSTIGDSFRMNQSTVSQVTWKFVETMEERGLHHLSWPSTEMEMEEIKSKFENIRGLSNCCGAIDSTHIMMTLPSVDALNSVWIDREKNCSMVLQAVVDPDLRFHDIVTGWPGSMSDEQVLRSSSLFKLAEEGKRLNGGKKTLPDGSVLREYIIGDTGFPLLPWLLTPYEGKGLSDIQVEFNKRIVETQMVAKKALARLKDMWKIIQGVMWKPDKHKLPRIILVCCILHNIVMDMEDEVHNDMLSCHQHDSRYQDQTSEFADNTANIMREKLSLYLSGKMPT; encoded by the exons ATGGGTTCCATCAGAGGGatcaagaagaggaagaaggctGACAACAAAGATGGCCAAGATGCCTCTGCAACCTCATTCGATTGGTGGCATCACTTCTCCCTCAGAATCTCAG CTCGATCTAAAAATATAGAGAAATTTGAGTCTGTTTTCAAGATCTCAAGGAAGACGTTCAACTATATATGTTCTCTTGTGGAAGAAGACATGGTGGCCAGAGCctcaaattttgttgatttaaaTGGAAATCGCTTGTCTTTGAATGATCAAGTAGCTGTAGCTCTCAGAAGGCTTAGCTCTGGTGAGTCATTGTCAACCATTGGTGACTCATTTCGGATGAACCAGTCAACTGTTTCCCAGGTAACATGGAAATTTGTGGAAACAATGGAAGAAAGAGGGCTCCACCATCTTAGTTGGCCTTCAACTGAAATGGAAATGGAAGAGATAAAGTCCAAGTTTGAGAACATAAGGGGCCTTTCTAATTGTTGTGGTGCCATTGACAGTACACACATAATGATGACTTTGCCCTCTGTAGATGCCTTGAATAGCGTGTGGATTGATCGTGAGAAGAATTGCAGCATGGTGTTGCAAGCTGTTGTGGATCCGGATTTGAGATTCCATGACATAGTTACTGGATGGCCAGGAAGTATGAGTGATGAGCAAGTGCTTCGAAGCTCTTCTCTTTTCAAACTTGCTGAAGAAGGGAAGAGGTTGAATGGGGGTAAGAAAACACTTCCAGATGGATCAGTGTTAAGGGAATATATTATAGGGGATACAGGCTTTCCCCTTTTGCCATGGCTTCTTACACCTTATGAAGGTAAAGGACTGTCAGATATTCAAGTTGAGTTTAATAAAAGGATTGTTGAAACCCAAATGGTGGCCAAGAAAGCATTGGCTAGGCTGAAGGATATGTGGAAGATAATCCAAGGTGTTATGTGGAAGCCTGATAAGCACAAGTTACCAAGAATTATTCTTGTTTGCTGCATACTGCATAATATAGTTATGGATATGGAGGATGAAGTACATAATGATATGCTCTCTTGCCACCAGCATGATTCGAGATATCAAGACCAAACTAGTGAATTTGCTGACAATACTGCCAACATTATGAGAGAGAAGCTATCTCTCTACTTATCAGGCAAAATGCCAACTTGA
- the LOC114370759 gene encoding zinc finger protein ZAT11-like: MKREREVDSITMANYLMLLSRTTTNLNTSDNRVFECKTCNRRFTSFQALGGHCASHKKPRLMGESDGQVLIHGSPPKPKTHECSICGLEFAIGQALGGHMRRHRAAAAAASNRNMHTTINSLMSSGSSSGGSTVDNTLPPNMNHKVNDTKRILFPDLNLTPLENDLEFLKIGRQATPLVHCFN, translated from the coding sequence atgaagagagaaagagaagttgATAGCATAACCATGGCAAACTACTTGATGTTGCTTTCTCGAACCACCACCAACTTGAACACTTCCGACAACCGTGTGTTTGAGTGCAAGACATGTAATCGGAGGTTCACGTCGTTTCAGGCATTGGGTGGCCACTGTGCGAGTCATAAGAAGCCAAGGTTGATGGGAGAGAGTGATGGCCAAGTGCTAATTCATGGTTCACCACCAAAGCCTAAAACGCACGAGTGTTCCATTTGTGGATTGGAGTTTGCAATAGGACAAGCTTTGGGAGGACACATGAGGCGTCATAGAgctgcagcagcagcagcatcaAATAGAAACATGCACACTACTATTAATTCTTTGATGAGTTCTGGCAGCAGTAGTGGTGGTAGCACTGTTGATAATACTTTACCACCAAACATGAACCACAAGGTTAACGACACCAAGAGGATTTTGTTTCCTGATTTGAATTTGACGCCTCTAGAGAATGACTTGGAGTTTTTGAAGATTGGACGACAAGCAACTCCTTTGGTTCACTGctttaattga
- the LOC114369222 gene encoding ras-related protein RABE1c-like produces MAAAPARARADYDYLIKLLLIGDSGVGKSCLLLRFSDGSFTTSFITTIGIDFKIRTIELDGKRIKLQIWDTAGQERFRTITTAYYRGAMGILLVYDVTDEASFNNIRNWIRNIEQHASDNVNKILVGNKADMDESKRAVPTSKGQALADEYGIKFFETSAKTNMNVEEVFFSIARDIKQRLADTDSRAEPQTIKINQPDQAASGGQPAQKSACCGS; encoded by the exons ATGGCCGCAGCACCCGCTAGAGCTCGTGCCGATTACGATTACCTCATCAAGCTTCTTCTTATCGGCGACAGCG GTGTCGGGAAGAGTTGTCTGCTTTTGAGATTTTCTGATGGCTCATTCACAACCAGTTTTATCACCACCATTGG TATCGATTTTAAGATAAGAACCATTGAACTAGACGGCAAACGGATTAAGTTACAAATCTGGGATACTGCTGGTCAGGAACGGTTTCGAACTATTACCACAG CTTATTACCGTGGAGCCATGGGTATCTTGCTGGTTTATGATGTTACTGATGAAGCATCTTTCAATA ATATTAGGAATTGGATTCGCAATATTGAACAACATGCTTCTGACAATGTAAACAAGATACTTGTTGGCAACAAGGCTGATATGGATGAAAGTAAAAGG GCTGTACCTACCTCCAAAGGGCAAGCACTTGCTGATGAGTATGGTATCAAGTTCTTTGAAACT AGTGCAAAAACCAACATGAATGTGGAAGAGGTTTTCTTTTCAATAGCAAGAGATATCAAGCAAAGGCTTGCAGACACAGATTCAAGAGCTGAG CCTCAGACTATCAAGATTAACCAACCAGACCAGGCAGCCAGTGGTGGTCAACCTGCACAAAAGTCGGCTTGCTGCGGTTCATGA
- the LOC114369816 gene encoding 2-oxoglutarate dehydrogenase, mitochondrial-like produces the protein MNLMNNEQRKMQRMLQYVGWKSFVLSLMIVQRELKRYPNAEVVWCQEEPMNMGGYTYILPRLITSMKAVGRGGYEDVKYAGRAPSAATATGFLKVHLNEQAELVQKAIQREPINFPLLRHSIYIVSPE, from the exons ATGAACTTGATGAACAACGAACAAAGGAAGATGCAAAGGATGTTGCAGTATGTAGGGTGGAAAAGCTTTGTCCTTTCCCTTATGATTGTCCAACGAGAGCTCAAAAGATATCCAA ATGCGGAGGTTGTTTGGTGTCAAGAAGAGCCAATGAACATGGGTGGATACACTTATATTTTACCCCGACTCATAACTTCCATGAAGGCTGTAGGTAGGGGAGGTTATGAAGATGTCAAATATGCTGGTCGTGCTCCCTCTGCAGCCACAGCTACTGGTTTCCTCAAGGTTCACCTTAACGAGCAGGCTGAGCTAGTTCAGAAAGCCATTCAACGTGAGCCAATCAATTTCCCTTTACTGAGGCATAGCATATACATTGTTTCTCCAGAGTGA